The window CCTGATGCTGTTGCGGCTGCTGGAGAGGCAAAGGTCATTTGATAAACCTTTCCTAGAATTTAGAATTGGGTAAGCTtatagacagtgacagagaggtGTTTTTCGTGTATTGAGCTAGCTAATGGTTTCTGCAAGTTTGGAATATCGTCAATATCAttgtatcattaaaaaaatagtaatggcagcttttacagtatattatattcatgtatctgtAAAACGATTATGCAATTCATGAAACTTCAAATCCACAATATTCTAGCAACACACATCTCTCTTGTCTAAATTAACTCGACACAAATTTCTATTGCCTAAAAAACTCAATCTGAAAAAAACACTTATTAGAACAACTGTAAGACTTTCACCCGCTTTACTAATCAAACGTCTCAGCTCAGAACTGAAAGCGTAACGCACGCAAGGCGGAGACTCACCCAGGGGCGCTGACGAAGGTATGCTCTCGTACGAGGACGCCGAGGGCTGCATGGGCGCGGACAGCGTCGCTCCTGCCTTGTCGGCCGAGACGCCCGCGGGCCCGGGAGAGCTGGAGGTGCTGCCGCGGGGGCTCTTGAGGCGGGAGATCTTCTTCTGCATGTCTCGCCTCAGCCCGCGCATCCGCCCCACCAGTGAGGCCGAGCCCGACCGCTGCGGAAAAGCTCTCGTGTTAACTCCTTCGCTCTCGACCAAAGGCAAGCAGTCAGGCATTCAGGCATGAACGCGTCAATACAATTGGCTGGGCTCTTTTTGTCTCGCTAATTAAAAATCAGCTAATAAGAATTTCTAAATATAGTACCCTTGTACCTGTTTcccaaacataaaaacacatggACGGAAAATGCAGAAACAAGTAAAAGAGTAACATACTGCACAATCTATAAATATTAGGGTGTCTCCAGCTCGCTCGAAGCAACGGACACGGGCATCATGTTAAAGCCCCAACTTCTCTTTTTATTACTTCTCACACACATGACATACGTACGTGTGTAAGTGTGCCTGCgagtgtttatttaaatatatgttctattctatctatacatttatttatttatctagttatctattcaCTCATCTATTAACTTAAATCTAATTATTTGTTacttatttatgaattaattaatcaaattacttatttattcatttacatattcatttatttatctccgAAACAGTAAGATCGGTTACCAAACACTTGCCAACAAAATTGAACTATTTGTATGTAAATTGAACTATGAATGTGCCGGGCGTATTACCTTGGCATACAGTGTTAACACATAAGTGGATGGCAACTACTTACGAGAGtccgaaagaagaaaaacaagatcgTCTTGGAAGACAGTGGTAGTCGCCCTGAAAAGTTTGCTCACTGTTTATGGTTAACAACAACACTACTGTCGCCGCGACCCTGGGGACCGGGCCCCAAGGGCGACCGAGAAGAACGAGCGCTTACCTCAACCTCATCCTGATCCTCGTAGTCGGACGAGTGGGACGGGGAGTGGCCGTCCTCACTGCCTCCGCTCATGCTGCTCCGACTCTGCAAGGAAAAAAGCGAGAGGTGCTTATTGTGTTCAGCTCGACGCTTGCAGCGACGAGACAGCAGGTCCAGATACATGTAGtgcgtgtcacacacacacacacactcacacacacacacacacacacacacacacacacacacacacacacacacacacacacacacacacacacacacacatacatacatacatacatacatacatacacacacatacacacacacatacacatacacatacacatacacacacacacacacacacacacacacacacacacacacacacacacagagagagagagagagagagagagagagagagagagagagagagagagagagagagagagagagagagagagagagagagagaaagataaagagagagagagaggggcagggagggagagggagggagagggagggagagggaggggggagagagagagagagagagagagagagagagagagagagagagagagagagagagagagagagagagagagagagagagagagagagagagagagagagagagaattagaatagtgagaaaaagaaggaaaataaagagggagataaaggatgaGAAAAAGGGCTACATGAAGAGTGGAAGCGGAAacaaaggagacggggagggagagagaagagccaaaaatatttttcccagcaaaaaaaaaaaaaaaaaagaaagaaaccaataaataaataaatatataaatagtggcaacaataataataactcttcACAATTCACACACAGCTTTCACTTGCGTCCAAACCAGATCGAGTGTAGGGAAGGAGTGAGCGCGGTCAGAGTAGTGAGATTTTCGAAGGGAAAGTtgtgacagacaggcaagcagccGCCGTTAATATCGGCATCCAAGGAGAGTGGCCACAACCCGTTTGGGCGCGTCTGATGCTGGCCTGGTCACGTGACTGGTTTCTGTGATGTGCGGACGGGACTAATGTCAACTTAGGTATGTTTGTTGTAATGTTTGTAGGGAAAATGTTAGTGTGCATAAGGGAGTTGGCTATGCACAATGTTCTGGTAGCGGTGGGAGGGTGTGGTATTCCCCTGGGCTGGACGATACAATTGCAATTTCAAGGCCATCCAATGTCAGTCTTCCACTTTGCAACGAGTCGACAAATGATGCCCCTGAGTGCAAGAAATATTTCAGGATATTATGCCGAAAAATGGGAGGAGAAAAGACTCACAGAACACTGCGACCTGGAGGGCGAGAGCGAACGCGGGACGGAGTGGCGGAGACGCCCCCACAGTTTCTCTAGCACGTTCGGCTTCTTCTGAGGGAGGTCGAGCCCCAGGAGcgcgtggtggggggagggggtgggggtgctgcATAGGGAGcgccaatccccctccccctcgccctcggaGGCGGGCGTGGCCGAGCCCTCGGCGGCCTTGGTCACCTGGATGACGGGACAGTCAGCGCCTCCTCGCCCAGGCCCGTCGCCCGCGCGCTTCAGGCCCATCACAGCCTGGTACTTCTGGTTCCAGGTGACGGCCTTGTTCCTCCCAAGGCTGTTCCTCGGAGAGAAGGAGCCCTGTCGCTTCACGCCCACGACCGCGGGGACGCTTCGCCGCCGCACACTCCGCTGTCTCTGCAGGCTGTCTCGGAGCTGCCTTCTCAGATCCAGGTATATtatgtcgttctctttctcactgccaTAGAGGTCACTATTCTCGGACGGCTTCACACTTTTCACAAGCAAATGAGAGATTTTTCGTATGTGCACAGGGATGTTTCTGGCTCTGTCAAACAacgttctcttctttttgtttccgtaTTCGGGTTTAACGTTCGCCCAAGACTCCCTGAGGAGTTTAGGCAGCACGATGTCGGAGTTGCGCCACCGCTGCTTGACAGCGCGGCTGGCAGTCTGGAAGTAGTTTAGGTTCCTCGTGTTCCTCAACGCAACCTCAGGCGGGGGGCCGGGGGGAGGGTCAGGCTCCTCCGCGATACCATCCCGGTTCGGCTGCGGGATAGAACCTAAAATCAGCCCCGGTGCAGCTTGCGTCCCCGTCAGGAGAACATCTGGCGCGAGCGGCGGCCTGCGCTCCGGGACTTTGGCGGGCGCTTCAcccccgccctcttcctcctcgcactCCGCCCAGGTCTCGTCCTCATCCTTCGCGGGGGACGCCCTGTGCTGTGGCGAGATGCTATTCTTCCTGGAGGTGGCTTTCCGAATGGTGAGTCTCGGCCTGATCTTCCGGCGGCACGAGATCTTCCGCGTCGGACGCCGACGCACGGAAGCCACGCGAGCAGGTTGTCGGGTTTCCCAGACCCACGACACCTGCAGCAGGTCCGGCGGAGGTTTGTTAGCCGGAGGTTCCGTCTGCGAGCGAACCCCGCGGGGATCCACTGGCGTCGGGACGCACCGACCCCTGCGCGAGGGGCGATTCAGCGTGGCGCTCCACTGCTGGCCAGGGGTCGGTCCCTGCCCCTGCCTCATTAGCCTCCCACGAGGGGTCAAGAGTCTGCTGGGAATCTCTGGCTCCTCCTGGGGCTCTATAGAGTCATCACGGGTACTGGAGTCAACGTGACTGCGACTTGCGTGGACACAATCACAAGCGGAGGTGTGTTCTCTAGATGGGTGGTGGCGCGTCTCACACGCATCACAGATGGTTAGCTTATCATACATAGCGTTGGGGGTGTCTGACTCCACACTCGCCCGCGCCGACTCGAGCCTGCGTTCCCCTGCTGAGCCCTGGGGCgcccctccttcctctgtttcttcagCTCGAGTGACACCACCTTCCCCTTCGTCGTATATGTCTACCTCGGTGTCGGATGCCTCCCCCACCTCGGCCTCGGGTGACTGCTCAGCAGGAGTTGGCGGGCCTCGTGGCCTCGCTCCTGCCTCGCAAGGCATTTCCTCCTTAGCTGACGCCCTCGTGCCATCGTCTTGGGTCTCGTGGGGCGTTGCATCCTCCCTGTCAACTGGCTTCATGTTCTCGGGGAGGAGAACTTGCTGGGAATGTTCGTGCAGGGGCGGCGAAGGGTCACGGGCGCTACTTACTAGAGAATGATAAACGCACAAGATGGACAACATGAGAAACTGACAGTTCGCCTCGTTAAATGTCTTCCATCACTGGTGCAAAATGGAAATCAGTAGTCCACAAGTAGAAAAACATCACAGTTCATGACGAGGTTACAACACAGGTTGTACCTGTCCCAGGTGTGCTACTATCCCACTATTCACTAGTCACGTGATGCAGTGACACGCCCACTGCGAGTGCTCTCATCGACGCAAAACCCGTGTGCGGTCTCTACTGTTAATGCATATTAGTAAACGTCCTGCAAAATCCTTTACGCCCACGGGCACATACACGTGACCTCACTACTATGACACAGATTGTGCCTTGTCAAGACATGCAGAGTCAGGGGACATACGGCACGTGAGTGCCAACGCATTCGCCTCCACTTGGCACAAACTACAAATAGCCAATACAAATGACAATCTCTATTTTAAGCGTCGCGACAGCTTGCGATGGTTACACGTCCGCCTAGTTCAGCTGATATTGACAGGTGATGCATTGCGACTGTCCACTACTATCGCCGCCCGCCGCTGCTGCGCCCATTCCGCCCACGATTTGCATCACAGTCAGGCTCCACTCGACTCACTAATTATCTAGCACAAAATGAGCAGTCCGAGGGACGCAGCGAAATCCTTTGTACTGGTGAATAATGCGACCGCAAGCGCCGTACGCCCGGCGTCGCGGAGCTTCTCCAGGCGAGAAAACGATCACAGCGCAGCACTAGAGCAGCGACGCCGCGGCACGCGAGGGACAAAGATCTGCACAATGGGATGATGGCTGCACCAACACGGACATCGCGGCGGCAGCATCAACGTGTTATTAGAAGAAGTGCCAGCGTGCCACTGCCTCGCCTGGCACGAGCTCGCTCCCCACACACTTGCTCCTGGCACACTCCCACCTgggccccctcttctcccccttcttcctcctcctcctcctcctcctccgctctaaCACCtgtttcccctcgctccccttgGCCTCGAGTCTCGAGGGTGACGCAGGTATGACCACACTGCCCCGCGCCGCCTTCATAAAGGCTGGTATGCGGGCAAGTATGCAGAGGTCGACCTCGCCATCGCTGCCCTGTCTCGCGGCAACGCATAGCTGTGCCGCCCACTCAGAACTCCCGGCGCTAGggatatttccccttcctcttcctgacccttgccttccctcctcctgctctccgaTGCGGGCATTCCCTTCCTCCAGCCTTCCCCTTTCAGGCCGTGGCGCCCTGCCCCAAGGGAACACAGAAGAAAATGCAGCGAGGGGCGGCGAGGCGCACTGCATTCGAGTGCCAAGGGCCCGGGCGCCGTCTCTTCGGCTTGTGCTCCCCCTCCGCGCTGCGCCCCTCGACACTTCAGCGTCCAGAGGAAGCCTTCTTTTCACTCTGATAATGATGCACCGCCTCCCTGCCACTTCCTGGTCGGCTGCCTCTCCACGCTGGTTTCCGTGGACGATTGTGTTCCAAATCTGCAGAAGGATGGAGCCTGGCACTCGCAGTCCCTTTTACGATCACCGCAGTCAGCCTCGGAAACGATCATGAGTATTGACATGCGATGGCCAAGATCGcgttcgtggtgtgtgtgtgtgtgtgtgtgtgtgtgtgtgtgtgtgtgtgtgtgtgtgtgtgtgtgtgtgtgtgtgtgtgtgtgtgtgtgtgtgtgtgtgtgtggagagagagagagagagggagggagagagagagagagagagagagagagagagagagagagagagagagagagagagagagagagagagagagagagagagagagagagagagagagagagagagagagagagagagaaagaatacattGCATACATTCAACTTGTCACTCATCAATTTAAAGAAAGGCGTCCTTTACTCTCAGCGGAGTTCTCTCTATAAAGTATCCTACATCGGCCTCGCTATCACTAACTCAGGGTCATAGAGTATTGCCAAAGAAACACTGTTCGTATGATAATAAAGCCCGCCCTCCGATCAGCTAAAAATAACTTACATTACCGAACACTTGTTATAACGCTACATCCGGGTCATAGCCCGCGGCCTCTACCTAGACCCGCGAACGACGTACCACGTGTCGTGACACATCCCTCCGTTAGACGGAGAATAGCACGACCCACTGTAGTGctgataagtaaacagatatcCTATGGATTACAGAGGCATAACGAACCACTGCAATCGTGACCATAACACACAAATTGGCTCTGGCACTGCGTTCCCGGACTGCGCGCAACAGGCCTCGTGCTCGCCACgtaaaaaacaaggaaatgaatCAGGCCAATCGTGCGCAGGTGAGCCGTACGATGCAAGCACACACCTGTAGCTGGGCGCAGGTGTCACGCACAGAAAGGGAAATGAATGACTGATGTGCTTCGAGCCACGACTGGCCAGGATACACCGAGGGTACGATTCAATACGCGTATTGTCTCATTTCGCTGAAGAACAAGGCTCTTTTTTCTTCCACGAGattgtttctgatttttttatcttttttaattatGAGCAAAGCCAACATGCATGACgattactaaaaaaaaattagCGCGAATTACTCAAATTGACCAACGACAATCCATTCTGGCGCAGATAttcaaaacagaaaatatatcagAGCTTGAATGAATGTCAATAAGGAAAACGACACaacgaaaaagaacaaaaaaacactcccgtccctctacctgtctatcttccccaatctcattatccttatcagtccCCGTTCCTCTCTTTTCACTgagctctttcctcctctccaactGGCTCCGGTCTTCTCTACtgactaatggtgatgatatcgataacaacaataataataataataattacattaacaatattataattgcattattaataataataataattacattaataataaaaatgataacattaataataataacaacaacaacaacacaacaacaacaacaacaacaacaataataataataataataataataataataataataacaacaacaacagcaacaattactaccataacaataaaaataaagataaaaataacagcacaCATAAAAAACCACCAACCGCACCCTGACCCACGCCCGCCCATCCCAAGcccgcccatccccgcccaccccacgcccgcccgcccacgcccgcTCATCCCCGCCCACCCAACCCGAAACCAGATAAACAACGGCAGATTCTCCCAAGCCACGCACTCCGCGGGGCCTCGACTCCCGGGAAGCGGTTCTGCCACAAGGGTCGAAACAGCTTCACTTTCCTTCCCATATACGCTCCGAGGAACAcaacttcttctttctttccttcttccttttccttccttgttctttttctttccttgctctttccctttccttgttctctttctttccctgttctttttctttccttgttctttttcttcttcttattcttattcttattcttattcttattattatttttattcttattcttattattctttctttctttctctcttttctttttttaagggggggagggcgttATTTGAGGCGAGGTATGGTCTGAaatagtggggggtggggaggggggtggggagagggaggcgaatgAAGAAAGATTTGGAGAAACACTAAGCGTGCGGGGAAGAGAGGCGGAGATAAAAATCGTGGCTGTTTAGaaaagagactgagtgagagaaagagaaaaagaaaggaaagggaagagagagtgacggCGACGacgaatgggaaaggggagacagagagaatgagtgtgagagtaACACAAAAtgaagaatgagtgagtgggtgggtgggtgggtgggtaggtggataggtgggtgaaggtgaaagtgagagtgagagtgagggtgagggcgagagtgagtgagagtgagtgagtgtgagggtaagggtaagggtaagggtgagtgtgagtgagttagagtgagggtgagggcgagagtgagagtgagtgtgagggtgtgagggtaaaggtaagggtgagtgtgagagtgagagtgaaggtgaaggtgaggacgagagcgagagtaagagtgagaataaTGGTGAGACTccgaataagagtaagagtaagcgtgagagtgagtgagtaagcgaggaAGTTGATTAAGTGTGAGTGACACTTTTATGGTTAGTCCGTCTAAGCCAGACGGACGTGACATTGATGAAATAAACGTAAAACTTTAACACATTCTCACGTTGTCTTACTACTATGTGCAATTACCGTATAATCAGTGAAGAGATAAAATTCGCATTATAATCCATTTTATTCACATTACTAAATAACATCATCTTCTTTCCGCAAGattcattaatatcaacatataAAACAACTCACagattctatacacacacacacacacacacacacacacacactaatatatatatatatatatatatatatatatatatatatatatatatatatatatatatatgtatatatgcatatatatacatatatgtatatatacatatatattacatatgaatatacatacatacaaatatatacacttatacatatataagcatatacatacatatatacatatacacttatatacgcatacatacatacatctacatatatacatacacttatacacacacacacatatgtacatatatataaacatataaatgtatataaatatacatgcatacataattatatatatataatatacatatatataaatatatataatatatatataaatatatatatatatatataatatatacaaatatatatctatacaatataaatatatatacacatatatacatatattaacatatacatataaatatatacatatacatatatatacacatatacatacaaatatatctacatgtacatatatatctatatatgtatatacatatatatacactcacactcacactcatacacacacactgacgctcacgctcacacacactaacacacacactaacacacacacacacacacacacacacacacacacacacacacacacacacacacacacacacacacacacacacacacacacacatgtgtttgtggtatgtatgtatattttttttatatttacatatatttatacacatatgcataaatatatacatatacgtatatattcatacatatacatacacgtatacatacatatacatgaacatatacatacaaatacatgtatatgtgtatatatacataaatgcacacacatgcagataaatgcatgtaaatacatataaacatattaatatatatatacatatatacatacatatacacacataggtttatatacatatatatacatatactgtatatatgcataaacaaacatttaaatatataatatacagatacatatttgtacatatatacatatatatccatacaaatatatacatataaacatattcatatacatatttctatatatacatatttctatatatacacatatgtacatgtatatacatatacatgtacatacacatatacatatacatgtacacacacacatatacatatacatgtacatacacatatacatacacatgtacatatatatatatatatatatatatatatatatatatatatatatatatatatatacatatgtacatatatataatgtgtatatatgcacatgtatatataaataaatatatgtatatatacatatatatatatatacatatgcatattaatatatataaatgtatatatgcatatgcatatatatataaatatatatatatatgtatgcatgtatgtttgtttgtatgtatgtatgtatgtatgtatgtatgtatgtatgtatgtatgtatgtatgtatgtatgtatgtatgtatgtatgtatgtatgtatgtatgtatgtatgcatgtatgtatgtatgtatgtatgtatgtatgtatgtctctctctctctctctctctctctctctctctctctctctctctctctctctctctctctctctctctctctctctctctctctctctctttctctctctctctctctctctctctctctctctctctctctctctctctctctctctctctctctctctctctctctctctctctctctctctctctctctctctctctctctgtatgagtgtgtgtaagtgtgtgtgtatgtgtaaatgtatatacatatatgatatacattaaaAATACCATGTATATCATGTAcatcatgtttattatatatacatatattatatataatatatataatatatataacatatacattatatatattaaatatattttataattatatatattaaatatattttataattatatatattaaatatattttataattatatatatatatatatatattaaatatacatatagtacatatatacacatatatcatatatacacatatatcatatatatataaatatatatcatacatacactatatgtacatacatacataaatctatacatatatacacacatacatataaatatatatatatatatatatatatatatatatgcatatatataatatatacatatatacatgaaatttaaaatgtatgttatatgtaatatattatatataaaatataacttatgtacttatataacttgtatatttatacatacatatgtgtagatacatatacaaacatatatacatatatacatatatacatacatatataccatatataaatatacatataaacatatatgcacatatatacatataaatacacacacacacatatatatatatatatatatatatatatatatatatatatatacatatacataaatgtataaatctatatatataaatacatacatacatacatatatgcacatatatacatataaatacatatatatacatatacatatacataaatgtataaataaatctatataaatacatacatacatacatacatacatacatacataaatttatatatacatacagttttgtaaacatacacacatatacattaacatatatacttacatacatacatacatacatacatacatacatacattcacacacacacatacatacacacacacacacagagagagagagagagagagagagagagagagagagagagagagagagtgagagagagagagagagagagagagagagagagagagagagagagagagagtgagagagagagtgagagagagagtgagagagagagtgagagagagagtgagagagagagtgagagagagaaagagagagggagaaggagagagggagaaggagaggaagagggagagagtgagggagggagagagagagagagggggggggggcaggcagaggcaggcagagacagatagaagcagacagagacagactgatgtagacagaggcagacagactgaaacAATCACACAGACAGACTTAGACAGTCACGCAGACCAGGTGACGCCCTGGCGAGAGGGGGCGGCCAACACTCACCCCCGGAGCACCTCCAGCGTCCCTCCCAGCGTCCGCCACACTCACCTGGGGGAACACACAAAGGCCGAATCAGAGTGGAGTCAGAAGACGACATGCAATATGCAACATGCAAGCTGCGCCCTGAAGGTCACGCGAGGGTGCACTTCAACCCAAGGCGGGATCATCATCAGCATTCTTGGTCATGATCTCTCTCGCCTTAGCATTTCCTTGTATGCATAACTCTCGGTCTATTATCAAGCAAAGACCAACGTCAGACCCGGTGCGGGCAATATACAAACTCGTTCTGCAATGGCGCTGCAATTCCTCTCGCGCGCAACCGCTCCAAGTTTTCTGCTCTAAATCATCGGCAACAAAAAACTGCCAGCGTAAGCTTCGGCGTTTAAAAATAACCATTTAGCACGGGAACTCAAACGACTTTACGAGTGAAGGCCAACTGCCACAGGACGTCGAGTTGTTTTTCGATAAATATTAGCACACGCGCGCGgatcgagggaggggagggactagGGTGGGCGAGAGTCAGTGCGAAAGTGAgtggaagagtaagagtaagagtaagagtaagtgaatgtgagagtgagggtgagtgagtaaggggagaatgagaataaaaatgaaactgaGGCTGAGTGCGAACGAGAGTGCAGGTGTAAGAGTGAGTGATTACGAGTGtttaaagtgaaaatgaaaaagtgtgaaagtaagagtaaaagtgagagaaagtaagagtaaaagtaggagtaagagtgtgaatgaaaatgagaatgagtgagagtaaatgagagtgagagagtaaatgagtgtgtatgaatgtgtgtgtgtgtgtgtgtgtgtgtgtgtgtgtgtgtgtgtgtgtgtgtgtgtgtgtgtgtgtgtgtgtgtgtgtgtgtgtgtgcatgtgcgtgtgtgaatgacaCAACCACAACCAACGAAGcaccaatgcccccccccccccccccccccgtcaacctactcttctcacccaccctctccccagtGCGGGAGTGAGAGTGAAACTTGTCTTGAATGAgaagagagtgtgaatgagaatgagaatgagaatgagaatgagtgagagtgagagtaagagtgtaaatgagtgtgtatgaatgtgtgtgtgcgtgtgcgtgtgcgtgtgcgtgtgcgtgtgcgtgtgcgtgtgcgtgtgcgtgtgcgtgtgtgcgtgtgcgtgtgcatgtgcgtgggtgtgtgagtgggcgcgcgcgcgcatgtgcgtgtatatgagtCTGCGCGAGTGCGCCATTCAAACTCTTGCTAAGAGAGACTAAGAAATATGACGTTATAACGATCTTACGCTCTCGGTCCCATTACGGACTGAGACCGGGAGAGAGCCGGCGATCCTACACATAAATTCGCACTGCAGGCGTTTCCTCCCGCCGTCCGAAC of the Penaeus chinensis breed Huanghai No. 1 chromosome 18, ASM1920278v2, whole genome shotgun sequence genome contains:
- the LOC125034568 gene encoding uncharacterized protein LOC125034568 isoform X8, producing the protein MLSILCVYHSLVSSARDPSPPLHEHSQQVLLPENMKPVDREDATPHETQDDGTRASAKEEMPCEAGARPRGPPTPAEQSPEAEVGEASDTEVDIYDEGEGGVTRAEETEEGGAPQGSAGERRLESARASVESDTPNAMYDKLTICDACETRHHPSREHTSACDCVHASRSHVDSSTRDDSIEPQEEPEIPSRLLTPRGRLMRQGQGPTPGQQWSATLNRPSRRGRCVPTPVDPRGVRSQTEPPANKPPPDLLQVSWVWETRQPARVASVRRRPTRKISCRRKIRPRLTIRKATSRKNSISPQHRASPAKDEDETWAECEEEEGGGEAPAKVPERRPPLAPDVLLTGTQAAPGLILGSIPQPNRDGIAEEPDPPPGPPPEVALRNTRNLNYFQTASRAVKQRWRNSDIVLPKLLRESWANVKPEYGNKKKRTLFDRARNIPVHIRKISHLLVKSVKPSENSDLYGSEKENDIIYLDLRRQLRDSLQRQRSVRRRSVPAVVGVKRQGSFSPRNSLGRNKAVTWNQKYQAVMGLKRAGDGPGRGGADCPVIQVTKAAEGSATPASEGEGEGDWRSLCSTPTPSPHHALLGLDLPQKKPNVLEKLWGRLRHSVPRSLSPSRSQCSSRSSMSGGSEDGHSPSHSSDYEDQDEVERSGSASLVGRMRGLRRDMQKKISRLKSPRGSTSSSPGPAGVSADKAGATLSAPMQPSASSYESIPSSAPLGKVYQMTFASPAAATASGSNRSSLSGEEAEPYTGPFIGRARALVDCQPSPYDRDALKFKKDDIIDIIAKNPSGLWKGCVDGRVGHFKFILVEEEVERPARRHRPWRGTTPRRGRARTLEELLTRLNLGHLIQVFVLNGYEDLEQFRDVEKADLDCLGITDPETCAKLLTAVALLHDADSEPEPDLPEMLETTDAALRRGDHGRDSGCYTDHRSAHSAVLDENNLDTRQSTPSTDTSSGYHSRGPYNIPLGEATLTSREEALSSALDSPPSESTTSGATSSQPLTQSEPHSYRAHLATVLPASPRAKVRHGQQEDQKQRPDPQVDYEAKYNSARNVFEKEVVRREVPYTVRSPKRSAGTSQSPPSDSEEGTAAAPEEPSP